TTATACAACTAATTGGTTATGGAACGGGATTCTGGCGTGCATGGTGGCAGCGTTGTATAAGAGGAAAGGACGAATTCGAGGCGTTTCAAAAGAATTTTTATAAGTAAGTGATTTGATCATGGAAAGCAAACACAAACTATCCATCAACCAGTGGGCGCTGGAAGACCGTCCCCGGGAGAAGATGATGGAGAAAGGAGCAGCCGCATTGAGTGATGCCGAACTACTCGCCATATTAATCGGCTCCGGAAATACGGAAGAAAGTGCTGTCGAACTGATGAGGCGTTTGCTTCTCTCTTGTGATAACAATCTGAACTCCTTGGCAAAGTGGGAAGTCTGCGACTATTCCCGTTTTAAAGGAATGGGACCGGCAAAGAGCATCACTGTAATGGCTGCCCTGGAACTCGGCAAGCGACGGAAACTGCAAAATATCCAAGAACGCCCCCGCATCTCTTGTTCAAGAGATATTTATGACATCTTCCAGCCTGTCATGTGCGACCTTGAACAGGAAGAATTCTGGGTATTATTATTGAATCAGGCGACGAGACTGATCGATAAGGTACGTATCAGCACCGGCGGAATAGACGGAACGTATACGGATGTACGTACCATTCTTCGGGAAGCATTGCTGCAGAGAGCCACGCAAATAGCCGTAGTACATAACCATCCTTCGGGAAATATCCAACCCAGCCAACCGGACCGGACGCTGACGGAACACATCCGCCGGGCAGCCGACACAATGAACATTCGCCTGATAGACCACGTTATTGTTTGTGAGGATAAG
This sequence is a window from Bacteroides thetaiotaomicron VPI-5482. Protein-coding genes within it:
- the radC gene encoding RadC family protein → MESKHKLSINQWALEDRPREKMMEKGAAALSDAELLAILIGSGNTEESAVELMRRLLLSCDNNLNSLAKWEVCDYSRFKGMGPAKSITVMAALELGKRRKLQNIQERPRISCSRDIYDIFQPVMCDLEQEEFWVLLLNQATRLIDKVRISTGGIDGTYTDVRTILREALLQRATQIAVVHNHPSGNIQPSQPDRTLTEHIRRAADTMNIRLIDHVIVCEDKFYSFADEGLL